The nucleotide sequence CGCTCCAAGTCATAAACCCCAAAATAACGTCATAGTACATTTCGATATACTCCGCATCAATGATCGGTAATAATCGTCCTACCTTATCAAGAATAGTGAAAGATTAGGCGGTTCACCTAAGAAGACATAGAGATCATGTATAAAAAAGAACACATTAGCTTCCGCTTAAGAGAGAACTCTCTTCACACTAACTCGGTCATACAGCGTATGTTATTGTCTTCTTCCCTTCGTttgacttaagcatcgaaggaGTCATACCAAGTAACCTCTGATGCTAGCTTGTCATACAGGATTGTTTACGATCAAGAGATGACCCCACTACTAAGATACAATCACATAGTCACGAGACAACCCTCCGCTTGAGAACACTCGAAGAATTTAGCCCCTGGAAGAAATCTTGCAACCAAAAAAATCTCAAACCGTCTATTCGAATCGAGTCCTCACACCGATAGAATGGCTTCCAATCGGATTACCTATGTAATCTCATCCTATCAAGTCTCGCATGTCAGTCAAAAAAAACACATAAATGACTTACACCTTTTGTCGCATTCAGATCGTACGCTTTACTCGTCAATCAGAGCATGATAGATGAGATATGATAGTTACATCCTACAGATCCAAGGAGAGGTTAGTAATGATTACCATACTAAAAGTTTAGGAAATGCCGAATCcaacaataacaaatgatttaCAGTCATAAGGATCGTACCGGTAGCAGAGTacataaagaaagaagaagaagatgaagaagaggaggcatAGATTGATGTGgttaagaggaggaggagaaggtgtcGATGATGGTGGTGTGAAGTGGATCGCTTAGGTGGGTGGCCCAGTTGTTGAGGGGGCCCTTGCCGGTGACGGCGGCCTGGACGGCGAAGCCCAGGAAGGCGACCATGGCGAGGCGGCCGTGCTTGATCTCCGCCAGCTGCAGGGAGGCCTTCTTCTCGGGGTCGGCCGCCAGGCCGAGGGGGTCGAAGTACTTGCCGCCCGGGTACAGCCTCTTCTCGGGGTCGAGCTCCGCGTTCCTCTGGAACTCGATGTAGCCGATCACCAGCACCTCGATCCATATCAGCGTGGTGATGTTGAAGGGGAGAGGGAGGCCGAGGTACGAGGAGCCCTCCACCAACTCTACCTGCAATCACACATCCAACCAGTGTTCTTACGTACACATATATTGGGTAGGAAGTCTGTTCACGAGACAAAAAGGTTGCGCCGGAAATCTTGGGTCTAAAATCGAGCTAGATTTGCGTAGAGTACGATATTATACCTTGCCAGCATCCTGCCAAGTGACGCCGGTGAGCCATTCGACGACGAGGGCGCCGAGGGTGGCGAGCATGGCCCACCGACCGTGGATGAGCTCGCACTCGCGGAACCGCTGCAGCCCAAACACCTCGGAGTACGGCTGGAAGGGGGTAGATTTCACGTCGACGCTCTCCGTCCGGGTCCCGATCACGTCTCCGGACGGATTCTTCGCCAGGTTCTGGTCCAGCGAGTCGAAGTCGAACTGAAGGTACTCGACCGGCCTGCCCAGGCCGAAGGGGTCGAATCCGTAGTCGCCGACGAGCGAGCCATCGAGCCACTCCGGTGCCTTGGCGCCCGGGAACCACAGCGGCCGGTCCGACGTCGGTGGCGCCTTGGCCTTCTTGGGCCGGGACTTCTTGCTGCCGAATCCGAACTGGGCCTGGAACCGGCCGACCGCCTTGGCGAGGCTGTGCTCGGGTAGGCGGGTGCCCAAGAACGGGGAGGTGGCGGCTGCTGTGGAGGAGGCCATTCGTCACACTCTCTGCTCCACTTGTTCGACTGAGAGACCCTGGTGACGGAGTTGGGCGTCGGAAAGCTTGTTGATGATGTGGTGGGTTATAGGCGTTGTGGGAGTCATCTGTGGATGCCAGACTGGACGGACGATGTGGAGACTGAGATCAATCTGACGGATGTGAGGTGTGCAACCTTATCCTCTCATCTGAAAAGTATCCACCTGAGGTTGATGCCTGGAAAGCAGTCACTGGGTGTTCGTTGGCCTAATGTTTCTGTGGTTGGAGAGAGAGCCAGGTTATGTGGCCTTTGAGCTATTTAACTCGAGAAAGAGAACCAGGAAGAATATAATTGTCAGGAAATACCAATCCTACAATCTTACTCTGGTTATTGTTGTTGATGAAGAACGTTCAGGCTATCTAATCAATCAACACAAGTTTGGATCAAAATGAACGCAGAAAATAGAAGCAAAACTTGTGCATTAGCAACACTTTCTGGTTCTGGTAGAGACTTGGGATTTCATCCACTTTCCTATCTCTGAAAGGGAAGTTTCATTATacatgaaaaagaagagaaatcaCCATGACAAACAGGACAAACTTTAGCAGCAGTGAGAAGATAGTTTCCGGAGCAAGAATGCGTTTTGATCTGTTGCTGCATGGATAGAGATGTTGTTCTTGTTGGTGAGGACTAAGTTGAGTTGATTCTTTCTTGGTAGT is from Musa acuminata AAA Group cultivar baxijiao chromosome BXJ3-8, Cavendish_Baxijiao_AAA, whole genome shotgun sequence and encodes:
- the LOC103993927 gene encoding chlorophyll a-b binding protein CP29.2, chloroplastic-like; translation: MASSTAAATSPFLGTRLPEHSLAKAVGRFQAQFGFGSKKSRPKKAKAPPTSDRPLWFPGAKAPEWLDGSLVGDYGFDPFGLGRPVEYLQFDFDSLDQNLAKNPSGDVIGTRTESVDVKSTPFQPYSEVFGLQRFRECELIHGRWAMLATLGALVVEWLTGVTWQDAGKVELVEGSSYLGLPLPFNITTLIWIEVLVIGYIEFQRNAELDPEKRLYPGGKYFDPLGLAADPEKKASLQLAEIKHGRLAMVAFLGFAVQAAVTGKGPLNNWATHLSDPLHTTIIDTFSSSS